The Primulina eburnea isolate SZY01 chromosome 6, ASM2296580v1, whole genome shotgun sequence genome contains a region encoding:
- the LOC140833737 gene encoding probable galacturonosyltransferase-like 4, whose product MAFFRRFSSVGLLLLLLLLKHPDSASATTTTTNHRHSTIQKPGTPLIFQEAPAFRNGETCTSDNSTIHVAMTLDANYLRGTMAAVYSILQHSTCPENVVFHFLWVRHEPEVLSSIKTTFPYLNFKVYGFDTTMIRGLISKSIRQALDQPLNYARIYLADIFPQEVKRLIYLDSDLVMVDDVSKLWGVDLKGKVLAAPEYCHANLTNYFTEAFWSSPELSRTFEGRKPCYFNTGVMVVDVEKWRQGNYSQRVEEWMVVQKHKRIYQLGSLPPLLLVLAGNIKPIDHRWNQHGLGGDNIEGKCRGLHPGPISLLHWSGKGKPWLRLDSRKPCNVDHLWAPYDLYRSS is encoded by the coding sequence ATGGCCTTCTTCCGGAGATTCTCTTCCGTTGGCCTCCTGcttctcctcctcctcctcaaaCACCCTGATTCTGCCTCTGCCACCACCACAACAACCAACCACCGGCACTCCACCATCCAGAAACCAGGCACCCCTTTGATTTTCCAGGAAGCCCCAGCCTTCCGCAATGGCGAAACCTGCACTTCTGATAACTCCACCATCCATGTAGCGATGACCCTTGATGCAAACTACCTCCGCGGAACAATGGCTGCGGTTTATTCTATCCTACAGCATTCTACCTGCCCTGAAAATGTTGTTTTCCATTTTCTTTGGGTGAGGCATGAGCCTGAGGTTTTATCCAGCATCAAAACAACATTCCCTTATCTTAATTTCAAGGTTTATGGCTTCGACACGACAATGATACGGGGATTGATTTCCAAGTCCATTCGCCAAGCATTAGACCAGCCTTTAAACTATGCAAGAATCTATCTTGCGGATATATTTCCACAAGAAGTTAAGCGTTTAATCTATCTTGATTCTGATCTTGTGATGGTGGATGATGTTTCGAAACTATGGGGTGTGGATTTGAAGGGAAAAGTTCTGGCTGCACCCGAATATTGCCATGCAAACTTGACTAATTACTTCACCGAGGCCTTTTGGTCAAGCCCCGAGCTGTCGAGAACGTTTGAGGGACGAAAACCATGCTATTTCAATACCGGGGTGATGGTTGTGGATGTGGAGAAATGGAGGCAGGGGAACTATAGCCAAAGAGTTGAGGAATGGATGGTTGTGCAGAAACACAAGAGAATATATCAGTTAGGTTCTTTGCCACCTTTATTGCTTGTTTTGGCTGGAAATATCAAGCCGATCGATCATAGGTGGAATCAACATGGTTTAGGGGGTGATAATATCGAAGGGAAATGCAGAGGATTGCACCCTGGCCCTATCAGTTTACTCCATTGGAGTGGGAAGGGGAAGCCATGGTTGAGGCTTGATTCAAGAAAACCTTGCAATGTTGATCATTTGTGGGCTCCTTATGATCTTTATCGCTCATCTTAG
- the LOC140833296 gene encoding methyl-CpG-binding domain-containing protein 4-like, producing the protein MEKSSQRNKRQSGDALKQVDIWTAQCGECFKWRTIPTVEEYEEIRSKIIEDPFICSKKDGVTCEDPADIEYNNSRTWLMDKPNLPKTPVGFKRRIVIRRDFSRLDCYYDTPNGRVLRASTQVGRFLSDKPEYNNISVSDFSFAGPKIMEDTLPPPLS; encoded by the coding sequence CAATCAGGGGATGCGTTGAAACAGGTGGATATTTGGACTGCGCAGTGCGGGGAATGCTTCAAGTGGAGGACAATCCCGACTGTAGAAGAGTATGAAGAAATTCGGAGCAAAATCATCGAAGATCCCTTTATTTGTAGCAAGAAAGATGGTGTCACTTGTGAGGATCCGGCTGATATTGAGTACAATAACTCCCGAACTTGGCTCATGGACAAGCCAAATCTACCTAAAACACCGGTTGGTTTCAAGAGAAGGATTGTGATCCGGAGGGATTTCTCCCGATTGGATTGTTATTATGACACACCTAATGGGAGAGTACTGAGGGCTTCAACTCAAGTTGGCAGGTTCTTGAGTGACAAACCGGAGTATAATAACATCTCTGTTTCGGATTTCAGTTTCGCAGGTCCAAAGATAATGGAGGACACACTTCCTCCACCTCTCAGTTAG
- the LOC140833735 gene encoding E3 ubiquitin-protein ligase SP1 isoform X1 codes for MVPVGGISCCLSAAALYLLGRSSGRDADVLKSVTRVDQLKDLAQILDAANKVLPLVVAASGRVGSDTPINCEYSGLRGVIVEQTAEQHFLKHNDAGSWIQDSALMLSMCKEVPWYLDDMTARVHIVGARGATGLVLTVGSDVFEESGRSLVRGTLEYLQGLKMLGVKRIERLLPTGTPLTVVGEAVKDDIGAIRIQRPHKGPFYVSDKPIEQLIANLGKWSRWYKCASLGLTVFGVYLIAKHAFQYFMERRRHWEMRKRVLAAAAKRAGKEEEGLNGKVENVSDTTKKDKMMPDLCVICLEQEYNAVFIPCGHMCCCMACSSHLTNCPLCRRRNDQVVRTFRH; via the exons ATGGTTCCAGTTGGAGGAATCTCTTGCTGCTTGAGTGCAGCGGCGCTTTACCTTCTGGGCAGGAGCAGCGGAAG GGATGCTGATGTTTTGAAGTCAGTGACTCGAGTTGATCAATTGAAGGACTTGG CTCAGATATTGGATGCTGCAAACAAAGTGTTGCCTTTGGTCGTGGCGGCATCAGGGAGGGTTGGTTCTGATACTCCGATTAATTGCGAGTACAGTGGTTTGCGGGGCGTAATTGTGGAGCAAACG GCAGAACAACACTTCTTGAAACACAATGATGCAGGATCGTGGATACAAGATTCAGCTTTGATGCTTTCCATGTGCAAAGAAGTTCCCTGGTATCTG GATGATATGACAGCTCGTGTACACATTGTTGGGGCTCGTGGTGCCACAGGTTTGGTATTGACTGTTGGAAGTGATGTTTTTGAGGAATCCGGAAGGTCCTTGGTGCGTGGAACATTAGAATATCTTCAAGGTCTTAAG ATGCTCGGAGTCAAGAGAATTGAGCGTCTTCTCCCAACTGGTACGCCCTTGACAGTTGTTGGTGAG GCTGTTAAGGATGACATTGGAGCGATTCGGATTCAGCGACCCCATAAAGGACCGTTTTATGTGTCTGATAAACCAATTGAACAGCTCATTGCAAATCTTGGGAAGTGGTCAAG GTGGTACAAATGTGCGTCGCTGGGGTTAACTGTGTTTGGGGTTTATCTCATTGCTAagcacgctttccaatatttcatgGAGAGAAGACGGCACTGGGAAATGCGAAAGAG GGTTCTTGCGGCAGCAGCAAAAAGAGCCGGGAAAGAGGAAGAAG GTTTGAATGGTAAAGTTGAGAACGTATCCGACACTACCAAGAAAGACAAAATGATGCCAGATTTGTGTGTAATATGCTTAGAGCAGGAGTATAATGCAGTTTTCATACC GTGTGGGCACATGTGCTGTTGTATGGCATGCTCTTCACATTTAACAAACTGTCCTCTATGTCGAAGAAGAAATGACCAGGTTGTGAGGACCTTCCGGCATTGA
- the LOC140833735 gene encoding E3 ubiquitin-protein ligase SP1 isoform X2 encodes MLQTKCCLWSWRHQGGLVLILRLIAKQHFLKHNDAGSWIQDSALMLSMCKEVPWYLDDMTARVHIVGARGATGLVLTVGSDVFEESGRSLVRGTLEYLQGLKMLGVKRIERLLPTGTPLTVVGEAVKDDIGAIRIQRPHKGPFYVSDKPIEQLIANLGKWSRWYKCASLGLTVFGVYLIAKHAFQYFMERRRHWEMRKRVLAAAAKRAGKEEEGLNGKVENVSDTTKKDKMMPDLCVICLEQEYNAVFIPCGHMCCCMACSSHLTNCPLCRRRNDQVVRTFRH; translated from the exons ATGCTGCAAACAAAGTGTTGCCTTTGGTCGTGGCGGCATCAGGGAGGGTTGGTTCTGATACTCCGATTAATTGCGA AACAACACTTCTTGAAACACAATGATGCAGGATCGTGGATACAAGATTCAGCTTTGATGCTTTCCATGTGCAAAGAAGTTCCCTGGTATCTG GATGATATGACAGCTCGTGTACACATTGTTGGGGCTCGTGGTGCCACAGGTTTGGTATTGACTGTTGGAAGTGATGTTTTTGAGGAATCCGGAAGGTCCTTGGTGCGTGGAACATTAGAATATCTTCAAGGTCTTAAG ATGCTCGGAGTCAAGAGAATTGAGCGTCTTCTCCCAACTGGTACGCCCTTGACAGTTGTTGGTGAG GCTGTTAAGGATGACATTGGAGCGATTCGGATTCAGCGACCCCATAAAGGACCGTTTTATGTGTCTGATAAACCAATTGAACAGCTCATTGCAAATCTTGGGAAGTGGTCAAG GTGGTACAAATGTGCGTCGCTGGGGTTAACTGTGTTTGGGGTTTATCTCATTGCTAagcacgctttccaatatttcatgGAGAGAAGACGGCACTGGGAAATGCGAAAGAG GGTTCTTGCGGCAGCAGCAAAAAGAGCCGGGAAAGAGGAAGAAG GTTTGAATGGTAAAGTTGAGAACGTATCCGACACTACCAAGAAAGACAAAATGATGCCAGATTTGTGTGTAATATGCTTAGAGCAGGAGTATAATGCAGTTTTCATACC GTGTGGGCACATGTGCTGTTGTATGGCATGCTCTTCACATTTAACAAACTGTCCTCTATGTCGAAGAAGAAATGACCAGGTTGTGAGGACCTTCCGGCATTGA